The nucleotide window aacctaaaattctcaattttttaCGAATATATTTCTAGGGAAATatgtacaaaaaaattaaaatagtgatTGATATTTTAGTTCATGCAACGCATATTATCAGCGCGTGGCGACAAATAccaaataggtatacataaacTTCACTTTATAGTAATTAATGAAAGATAAGAGCAACCGAACCCACCAAATACCACATCAGATTAATAAGGACTTTGTATTGGAtaccttttttatttgaacgattaataatataaaatcacgtcattaatttttttaatttaaaaatagaatgTTTCAAAATTCTAAGTCTTACCTAGAATAGAAtaatatttcccattttaatattttatgccACAAAGCAGGCAATCACATTTAAAAATACATAGAAAGTGTCCCAAAATATCTATAAAACTTAAATGCACTAATAATGATGCAAATATGGACTTAAATATTGAAGtattattaattagaatattttaaataaaatataaaataatatttaattatataataataaaattttatatatatatatatatatatatatatatatttattgatacatataggatttttttttttaaaaaaccttGACCGTTGATCCATTCATCGGCTATCTCAATTTGAAGCTAAGATTGGTGTAGACCCTGTTTAAGTTGACTTATTTAACACTACATACCAAGATCAAGATTTTGGTAGTCaaattttgcaatttatattttatgctttCACTTTCATGGACAAATCTTGAAAAGGACATTCCTACAACAATAGAATATGAGggttataaaattgatttttttttcaatataatttttaaaatattataattataaaataattatatgcatacacttatatattaattttaaatatataacataaataatcaaaaaaatcgtcttaaatttttatatgaaccTATATCTCGTATGATTTCTGACATAATTATATTCTAGGGGGTTATAGCATTTTCCTCCTCAAGGTTTCAGCATAGTAACACTTGAAGGGTTTGAGATAGTAACATTATAATTGCcctctatttaattatatattttttatttttttatattagttattttaattatataaaaattgaaaaaattgtgaaaacaTTGTCTCAAAAATTTGCAAGAAGATATGAGGTTGAATTGGTAATTATACATGTATCATATATGTGGccattaataaaatcaaagtaAAAGTTTATAATGACTTAGATTATTCGTTCATGCCATTTTTTCATAATGTAAGATGGAAGGTCATGATCttacatttaatattttaacttgttAAATCGATATTAAAATGGTACTATCTTTAAGTTCTAATTTCTCTCCcaaataaattaacaatgaTTTAGTGGTGTTAAAGGGCTGAGCCGGCCTACAACCCAATTCGGCCCTATAATTTTGGTATAACCTGCATTGACCCATCACCCACAATACAGGCAGTCGCTTTCTTGTCCAACGCAGCCATGGAGCAACCAGGTTCAACTAATGTGAAAAGAATGTGGCCACCACTACATATTCCAATACTATTAAACCATTCCAAAATCACAACCAAAATTCTCTTCCTCTCCTTTTCTCACCACCTAATTATTCCATTTGGTTGCTTCCTTATCTTTCAACAATTTGACATGAAACAAAGATAAAGACAAATATGTGGATCATATCAAAGTCTAAcccataaatcaatttttaatcgataaacattttttttaagaaaataaatatttaataaagataaattcaatcTGAACTATTTAAGTTTAGATTAATGTTTAACTTAAACATATCAATTTTAAGTTCGACTCACCTCAAACCCTTATCTTGTTGATGTTGTCGCACCAGAAAATTGTCTcgttaatcattttttttaataattattctttttttgggtATAGAACTCATCACGGGCTAaactttttagatttaatttaagcAAGATCCAAACAAGACTTAATTTGAGATTAACTTAAAATCGATGAATTAAGGTTCGAATTTGACTCCATTCAAGTGTTTagatcaattcaattttaatttgttaatgaaGACAAGTTCAATCTTAGACTCAAACTTAACTCATTcaatctaaactcaaattcaaactctaacTACTCGCATTAAATCTGACCCTTGTACTTTTACTTGAAACTATGACTTAGGTTACTTAAAAATAACGTGGGATGTGATAAAAGTTCTTTGATTCTTCTACGCTATTATGTTCCTGTAAGCAATTCAACAGAAAATACAGACGTTGATCATTAAATCCTATAAAATGTAGTAGCTTCCACTTCATCCTCCATATTGGAACACTAATGGCGTctctaaatcaaaatcaaaatcaaaattatatctttcTTGTGTTGCAGCACATTTCCATGTACTTTTAGCATATACTATTTTATATAGTGCTCTTAGTCTCTTCTAATCTTCTTTTCAGGCTGAATAATTGTCTGCCAAATTGGGCCGCTAGGAATTTAGTTCTTTAATTTCCAAGGTTGCATAAGTATATTATTGTTATGTTCCAATGAATCTTTCCCtggaagaaaagaataaaaaataaaatcagtaAAGTTGGTCTACTTCTGTCTCTGGTATATCTCAGAAATGAGCCTCACCAGAATAACCGTGCTCTTATTTCAagaattcaaacaaaagaagTCTTCTTAGAGCTCGAATCCCAGCAAGAATCTGGTAATTTTCTGATATCAATGGTGCTCAATGGCAAGGCTGATGAATCAGAAGCGAATTCGGCTTTAGAATTGGTTGATTCTGGGAAAGGAATAAGTTGTCCTGGAACTCCTCGCGTTGTATCGGTTGTTTCATCTGTTATTGAGAGAGCAATTCAGAAGAACGAGAGTTTGCTTCAGGCGTCCAAAAAGAAGGATGTTGTTACCACATTTCATGGCTCAAGAGTTCCCAGCTTGAGCATCAGACAATATATTGAACGCATATTTAAGTACTCAAGCTGCAGCCCTTCTTGCTTTGTCGTTGCATACATATACATCGATCGATTCCTTCAACAACTCAACGCCTACCTTACAAGCCTCAACGCGCATCGCCTTCTGATTACTAGTATCATGATTGCTGCAAAATTCATAGATGACGAGTAAGgtcttatacatatatatatctgCTGAAAACCATATCTGTattgaattttgataaaatgtatACATCTTTCATCCTGCAGGTGTTACAACAATGCTTATTTCGCCAAGATCGGAGGGGTGAGCACCGCAGAAATGAACAGACTGGAGATAAGTTTCTTGTTTACTCTGGAGTTTAGGCTTCATGTCACTGCAGAGGTCTTCAGGAAGTACTGTTTACATCTGGAGAAAGGAGCTGCAGAATACGAGAACATTTCCCCAACCCAGTCGGAAAAAGGATGGCTAAACAAAGATGAGAACTAAGCCTACAACAGCAGCAGCAGTTGCCTTCTGTGTAAGTTTTCTGCATATCCCTGGGGCATCAATATATCACAGCACCCAGATTCCAGTACAGGAAAAATGTCTGAAATAATGTAAAACAATGAactatatatagaaaaaaattgccTGCTCATGTGAAATTTTCAGGATTATGGTGTCAATTGAGTGTTGGGTTTAGCGCTAAACCATCAACCAGACATTTTACAACATCTAGAATTATTGTGAAATGCAAAGACAGGgatttttttttagatatattgaGGGACTGATGCTAGTTCAGGCAGCTTGGTGGCACTGCTTGAGTTTGAGAGCTTACCGacaatttttcacttaaaactctttttttcaactattctccttttttttcttgtggTTCTTCTTTAAATCCTTCTACTCGGTAAccctttattttctttagtgTCATTGTTTACTGTTCAAACCGGCTCAAAATGAAGCACGCCGATCCAgatttgagccaaactcaaaATTGATTCTTATTCATATTTGATTTGACTCGAATTCATTCCAAATTCTGAGCTTCAATTTCTGGAATGCTCAAGTGCGGATGCTCTGTTTCAACCACAATCGTCCAGAATATATTATTGCAGTCACCAAAACGTGAGCTAATTGGAATAAGAGCGACAATAGCAAATATTCCAACAAGATTACTGTATTATCCAACCCAGCTTAAAATAGACATGgatttaaaaggaaataaagGTGAAACAGCATATAATGCTGCATTTTACAGAGGCAATGAGACAAAcatgaatcaaaattctaaGATTGTTCAAGATTGAAACGATAACCATGGACGTTTACTCTGTTATTTATAGTCAGACTCAGACATACAATCAATCGTTAACCCAACAGGAGAAAATACTAAATATTGCTGTCACCATTCAATAtactttaaaaggaaaataagaatatCAAAGAAAGTAAATACCCTGGTAGAAAATGAATCCAGATCATAATCTTTAGAGGCAACAATGCAACTCTGTCCCTGTGAATTTCATTTACTTTTGTTATGATTCTATGAAACATTTAGATCAAAAGTAACACTTTTCAGATGCTCAGGTGCCAAACTTTAAGGGCTAAATTGTTGATGGCATCCAAAGCCTACTTACGTgttcaaattttaacttatctaCATATGCCATTTCAAAACCACAGCTGTAACTGTAAACACGTTTCCACTTCCCTCCATTTCCTTATTgctcttcttcatttttctcttaaccTCCTGGGCCATGGCGTCGCTATCTCTGCCATCGTCCTCTGTCCATCCCAGCCGCATTTGGGTGCTAAAACAAGTTTCACCTCCATCTGATCAGCATTTGGGTCCGGCTGTTTACTGAATGTTCAGAGATCAACGGCTGAGAGACAACTGGGCTTTGATTCACCCCGTTGAACGAGCCAACAAGCATAACATCCCTATGGGTGTAGcctttaatcttttttatcatttcttgGTCGATAAAGCCAGGCAGCTGGGGTTTGCGTTAAAGGGTTTGCGTCAGCTGCAAACAAGTATTGAAGAAACTTTAAAAATAGCAGTTTTCTTGTTTCAGGTTTGTCCTTTTTAGAATTTAGGATTATTAGAATatgaatgaaatttaaaatatcgaAAATCAGGGTTAAAATTTATATGGAGACGTTGAAAGAGACAATAACTaattttgtgaaagaaatgaGACGACAGGAAATGAGAATTCTTGGGCTGTgtgatgttattttgtttgtttgtttcatcAGAAAGCCAAGTGGCTGAAATTCCTGAAATAGATTGGTGTAAACCTGGAGAAGATGCAGCAATGGAAGTACTGAAGGACAGTAAAGATGGGCTCCGACAGAGGTTGAAAGGCTATCCTACAGATGACAAAGAATGTGGGGTTTCATGTTTGCATTATAGGCAGATATCTGCACAGAGATGTGCCTTGGAGGCTGGCAAGCCAATCTAAGAAGAGAATGAGAAAAGCAGAAACTCTTTTTCTCtgtgaaaaggaaaatgaacTACATAAATAGTTTCAATATAAAAGCTTTCTagttaaatgaattttgaagttgaagacACTTAGTGCAATTGTTAAGATTCCAACAACTTTTGTGTAACTAATCTCCATCATAGCTCAGATTGACAAATCAGACATGTATATCAATCCCCTATGCACAAGGGTATTTATTTGTGATCTAATTACAGACTATTGCTTTCAATCAGCTTTAAGAGATTATAACAAAGTTCAGAACCATTCACCTGCTGGAGATTAAGTGTGTTTGGAGTCAAGGctgattcaaaccaaaccaaacctgAATAATGGGTCAATTTGGACTTGGctcaaatctaaaatatttagcTCGAGACTAAAACTCAGCTCATTTGACTCGAAAAGAATCATTGGAGAAGAACTGAAACCaacattaaaaaatgagaaaaattgttgATGAGATGCACTCCAATTTGAGTTAAGCCGAGTTAGAACTTAAATATCGTAAGCTTGAACTCAACTTGTTTAAGCCAAACACTGCATAAGGTGTTTTTCAGCCAGAGGTGTGTTTCCTTGCTGCATAGACACGATAAGCTGCCAGTCCAACAATGGCCACCGCAGCTCCAACTGCAACAGTGAAACATGAGAAATAACAGGGTATATAGTTAACACAGATGAAATTTTTGTAGATTTGTTTTATAGATCCAGACAATCAACACACCTGAAACAAATATAAGGGAGTGATTAATGAGTCGATGATAATGCTTCTGGGTTCTCCCGGCATCAGTTTCTGGAATGCTCAAGTGCGGATGCTCTGCTGCAACTACAATCCTCCagaatatattattgaaatcaCCCAACTTTGAGCTAATTGGAATAGGAGCCTCTATTCCCACATCCTGACTAACCTACAATAGAAAATATCCCAAGATACTGTATCTTCAACCCAgtttaaacaaagaaataaattcaGAAGGAAAATGGTGAAACAGCATATAATGCTGCATTTTACAGAGGCAATGAGATAAACATGAGCACCACACAATCAAATTCTCGCACTGTTCAAGATTGCAACTATAAAACTGTCTTGGTTTACGTTGCAACCAAAGATGACCAAATAGAAAGTGTTGATAGACAATGCTATGGCCTAGGCATCTTTGCCCAGCCAACTAATATATCAGGCAGCAAAATTTATCTCAacaaaggggaaaaaaaaaaaagccaccAGAAGCCCTGAGATAAGTACTTAATAAAGCAAAAACCTGTCAGATTGAGAGCATGACTATGATGACTTGTTAACCCAAGAAAAGAAAACACTAAATATTGCTGACATcagtcaaaataattttaaaaagaaagcaAATTAGTGAAGAAAGTATATACCATGGTAGAATCTTGTATTGCAGTTGGAA belongs to Mangifera indica cultivar Alphonso chromosome 2, CATAS_Mindica_2.1, whole genome shotgun sequence and includes:
- the LOC123209560 gene encoding cyclin-P3-1; this translates as MVLNGKADESEANSALELVDSGKGISCPGTPRVVSVVSSVIERAIQKNESLLQASKKKDVVTTFHGSRVPSLSIRQYIERIFKYSSCSPSCFVVAYIYIDRFLQQLNAYLTSLNAHRLLITSIMIAAKFIDDECYNNAYFAKIGGVSTAEMNRLEISFLFTLEFRLHVTAEVFRKYCLHLEKGAAEYENISPTQSEKGWLNKDEN